One region of Flavobacterium sp. GSB-24 genomic DNA includes:
- a CDS encoding glycosyltransferase family 2 protein produces MLSILIPVYNYNIFTLVETLRKQTLECNIPFEIICLDDASQDFIIENQRINQFNNSSFSILEKNIGRSAIRNLLAQKAVYENLLFLDADTFPVHNQFISNYIEAIKKNEKVVFGGILYENKKPAKELLLRWIYGRKREALSLADRIQNPSDFALVSNLLIKKEIVVRFPFDENLKKYGYEDLLFFSVLKSNLIAITHIENPVFHLNLESSALFLSKTKTALQNLVFLDASNKISKKESKIIASFEFLNRLKLISVFNFVFRKLETKIERNLVSEKPSLFLFDIYKLGCYCFLKSK; encoded by the coding sequence ATGCTTTCGATTTTAATTCCGGTTTACAATTACAACATTTTTACTCTCGTAGAAACGCTGCGTAAACAAACTTTGGAATGTAATATTCCTTTTGAAATTATTTGTTTAGACGACGCTTCGCAGGATTTTATAATTGAAAACCAACGAATTAATCAATTTAACAACAGCTCTTTTTCTATTTTAGAAAAAAATATTGGCCGTAGTGCCATTCGAAATTTATTAGCACAAAAAGCAGTTTATGAAAATTTGCTTTTTTTGGATGCTGATACATTTCCTGTTCATAATCAATTCATTTCTAATTATATTGAAGCAATAAAAAAGAATGAAAAAGTTGTTTTTGGAGGGATTTTATACGAAAATAAAAAACCTGCAAAAGAGCTGCTTTTACGATGGATATATGGCAGAAAAAGAGAAGCTTTAAGCTTAGCTGACAGAATTCAGAATCCATCTGATTTTGCATTGGTTTCTAATTTATTAATTAAAAAAGAAATCGTTGTTCGTTTTCCTTTTGATGAAAATCTGAAAAAATACGGTTATGAAGATTTACTTTTTTTCTCCGTTTTAAAATCCAATCTTATTGCGATTACACATATTGAAAATCCTGTTTTTCATTTAAATCTAGAATCCTCTGCCCTATTTTTAAGTAAAACAAAAACGGCATTACAAAATCTGGTATTTTTAGATGCTTCAAATAAAATTTCAAAAAAGGAAAGTAAAATTATTGCATCATTTGAATTTTTAAACAGATTAAAACTAATCTCTGTTTTTAATTTTGTTTTTAGAAAATTGGAAACCAAAATTGAGCGAAATCTAGTTTCAGAAAAACCGTCACTTTTTCTGTTTGACATCTATAAATTAGGCTGTTATTGCTTTTTAAAATCAAAATAA